TCGTCCCACTGGACGCACAGAAATGTTGACATCGCACCGCAGAGATCCTTGTTCCATATTGCCGTCACTCACGCCGAGATACCGGACAATCCGACGCAATTCTTCGGCATATTCAGCAGCTTCTAGTCCAGAACGCAGATCGGGTTCGGAAACAATTTCTACTAATGGGATACCTGCGCGATTGTAGTCTACCAAAGAATAGGAAGAACCGGAGAGGCGATCGCTACCTGCGTGTACCAATTTTCCCGCATCTTCTTCCATGTGCAGACGCGTAATACCAATGCGTTTGCGAATCGGATTACCCTCAGCATCTACCAACTCAATTTCTAACCAACCATGTTCTGCGATCGGTAGATCGTATTGAGAAATTTGGTAATTTTTCGGTAAATCTGGATAAAAATACTGCTTACGATCAAATTTGCTATATTTAGCGATTTGACAATTTAGTGCTAAACCAGCTTTGACTGCGTATTCTAATACTTTTTCATTGAGTACAGGTAAAACCCCAGGTAAACCCATACAAACCGGGTCAATGTTAGTATTGGGGTCAGAGCCGAATGCCGTAGAGCTATTAGAGAAAATCTTGGTATTGGTACTCAGTTGACAATGGGTTTCTAAACCAATAATCGCTTCATACTCAGTTTTTACGGTCGTCGCAGTGGTCATAATATCAATAATTTGGGCATAATCCTTGTAGTGGTACTATTGTAGCGGCGTATTGAGTTGCTCAGAAGACGGTTATTTGGGTGAGCAATGCTTACCTTTTGAGCTTGAAAAGGGAGATGCACATCTAAGGTGAAGAAAATCTTAATCATTGGTTCTGGAGGTGCTGGTAAATCTACCCTAGCCCGTGAACTCGGAACCATCTTAGGTTTAGAAGTGATTCACTTGGATGCTTGGTACTGGAATCCTGGTTGGGTTGAGACTCCAAAAACTGAATGGCAAAGCATAATCCAAGACCTAACCCTACGAGAATCTTGGATTATGGATGGTAACTATGGCGGTACTCTCGAATGAAAATTAGACAAGTATGAAAGATTTGATTGCTTCCCTTGTTCGTCGTTATTGCCAAAAAGGGATTTTAATTGATACAAATATCCTGCTTCTCTTTTTAGTTGGGAGTGTCAATCAAGAACGAATAACTAAATTTAATCGAACCCAGCAATTTATACAAGAAGATTATGAGCTTCTGCTAGAATTTATTGCATACTTTCAAAAGCTTGTAACAACTCCGAATATTCTGACANNNGTTAATAGCCTTGCAAATCAACTTGGTGAACCTGAACGTTCTCAATGCTTTGCAATATTTGCTCAATTTGTTAAAAATGTTGCTCTTTTGGATGAATACTACGTAAATAGTTTAAATGCTGTTAATACTAATAAATTTATCAAGTTCGGACTTACTGACAGTGGAATCCTGACTTTATCTAAAGGGAAGTATCTTGTACTAACTGATGANTTCAAGCTAGCAAGTTATCTTCAGAGTGTAGAAGTTGACGTGATTAACTTTAACAATATTCGTGTCTTTAACTGGAAGTAAAAATATGAAATTATTTTGGAAGCGTTAATTTCTATAATTTTTATATACAAATTAAAAAATGCCTGGGAGTGTTGCCGTGTTTCCACCCCAGACATTTTTTATTCTTAACTTGCTCCTCACACACAAATAGATAATATCACTACTTCTATCAGATGGCAAGTATATTGAGTGACAATTCTAAAACCACACAGGCAATCCAATTTCTGACAAATTAAAAAGCGCTTGGGAGTGTTGCCGTGTTTCCACCCCAGGCGCTTTTTATTTTTAACTTGCTCCTCACACACGACTAAAATATATCACTAGTCCAATGCAAAAGCAAGTAAATTATGTGACACTTTGTAAACTGCACACCTTACAGTCAATAATTTAGTGTAAAAAGTGACGTACACCAGTTAAAACCATCAGCAAACCCAGTTCGTTAGCAGCTTTGATTGAATCTTTATCGCGCAGACTTCCGCCTGGTTGAACAATGGCTGTAATTCCTGCTGCTGCGGCTGTTTTCACAGAATCATCAAAGGGGAAGAATCCATCGCTGGCTAGAGTTGCACCTTTGGCTTTTTCTCCAGCTTGTTCTAGAGCTATTTTAACTGAGCCAACGCGGTTCATTTGACCAGCGCCTACTCCTAGTGTAGTGCGATCGCTTGTGACAACAATGGCATTCGATTTAACGTGTTTGCAAACTTTCCAAGCAAACAGCAGTTCGGCTAATTCGCTGTCGGTGGGTTGACGTTCAGTGACTATTTGCCATTGACTGGTGTCAGCAATTATATCATCGCTAGTTTGGACAAGAAAACCACCTGCGATCGCTTTCACTGTATCTTTAGGGCCACTGCTCAAATCTGCTAGAGTCAAAACCCGCACGTTAGATTTCTTTGCCAGGATTTCTTGAGCTTCGGCTTCACAACTTGGTGCAACCACACATTCTAAAAATGTTTTGGTTAACTCGCTAGCTGTAGCCGCATCAATCGGGCGGTTGAGTGCGACAATTCCACCAAAGGCAGAAGTCGAATCAGCATTGAAAGCTTTTTGATACGCTTCTGAAATAGTACTTCCCAATGCCGTACCACAGGGATTTGTATGTTTGATAATCGTTGCGGCTGGAGTATCAGTGAACTCAGCAATAATTCGGCGTGCGGCTTCTAAATCAACTAAGTTATTGTAACTAAGTTCTTTGCCTTGGAGTTTTGTAGCGGCTGCCCATCCAG
This portion of the Nostoc sp. GT001 genome encodes:
- a CDS encoding PIN domain-containing protein; translation: MKDLIASLVRRYCQKGILIDTNILLLFLVGSVNQERITKFNRTQQFIQEDYELLLEFIAYFQKLVTTPNILTXVNSLANQLGEPERSQCFAIFAQFVKNVALLDEYYVNSLNAVNTNKFIKFGLTDSGILTLSKGKYLVLTDXFKLASYLQSVEVDVINFNNIRVFNWK
- the purH gene encoding bifunctional phosphoribosylaminoimidazolecarboxamide formyltransferase/IMP cyclohydrolase; this translates as MARLALLSVSNKTGIIDLARSLVEEFDFDLISSGGTAQALKDAGLPVTKVADYTGSPEILGGRVKTLHPRIHGGILARRDVPEDITDLENNQIRPIDLVVVNLYPFEETIAKPGVTLLEAVEQIDIGGPAMLRASSKNFAHLAVLCDPAQYDEYLQELRQNNGVASLEFRQKAALKGFSHTASYDQAIASYLAEAQQYTLSGTQLQSLRYGENPHQPAAWYQTGTTPTGWAAATKLQGKELSYNNLVDLEAARRIIAEFTDTPAATIIKHTNPCGTALGSTISEAYQKAFNADSTSAFGGIVALNRPIDAATASELTKTFLECVVAPSCEAEAQEILAKKSNVRVLTLADLSSGPKDTVKAIAGGFLVQTSDDIIADTSQWQIVTERQPTDSELAELLFAWKVCKHVKSNAIVVTSDRTTLGVGAGQMNRVGSVKIALEQAGEKAKGATLASDGFFPFDDSVKTAAAAGITAIVQPGGSLRDKDSIKAANELGLLMVLTGVRHFLH